One Pseudoalteromonas sp. NC201 DNA segment encodes these proteins:
- a CDS encoding ATP-binding protein → MTPIKNLIKAVALLTAMHCLAGNTVIKEIEDLEKAGKYTEALVKIETASVSEEEETRYQAIYLQAMIYRKQDLYEKSISTLSYIEKQFFLTEARKYDLYREIGINYRNLSQLEQAESFYLKALASAEAMDKSNLVAQTYNNLGVVADHRNLLAQSMQYHLKAYELLKGTDQYEKQGANFYNLGDISVRMGDEENAEYFFQQALVADKASKELRNVAGTALRLGELKFKNGKTDEALAQTKEAIEFLKELNARVSLARAYRNSALIHIAKADLDNALSDALAGIEYATQTSSTLQQFYAYLTELEVRLKRKELAKAKTLLTKLDALTEIETAEVLLEKYHRLKAITLAAHHEYAQAFQFMKSTSKLQTQLHETLLEKQVSTYKASIDALIQSQQLEQARSAQAITEVNLQNAKLSTQMWVITAISTFLAGLFLVGFFVVKHRNAALKAKMYQLNIEHKDKMLADISHELRTPLSVLKLHIEAMEHNLIDDSTLAYAKINNKINQLNELISNVYQLSQADHDALVIHPQQHGAKTVIQSYVYDIERLVTSNQLQFIADIHVDDMSIYIDKPKLDRVIDNLAKNACLYTDKPGKVRFKAVVNKQGLFLQVDDSSPGVSEAEQNKLFERLYRVEASRSRATGGSGLGLSICKSLIEAMNGKITVKSGKYGGLCIQINLPHAVDVPA, encoded by the coding sequence ATGACCCCCATTAAGAACTTAATAAAAGCAGTAGCACTGCTTACAGCGATGCATTGCCTGGCAGGGAATACAGTTATCAAGGAAATAGAAGATTTAGAAAAGGCAGGGAAATACACCGAAGCCTTAGTTAAAATTGAAACGGCCAGCGTCAGTGAAGAAGAAGAAACGCGATATCAAGCGATTTATTTGCAGGCCATGATTTATCGAAAGCAAGACTTATATGAGAAATCAATATCTACTCTTAGCTATATCGAAAAGCAGTTTTTCCTTACCGAAGCGCGCAAGTATGATTTATACAGAGAGATAGGCATTAACTATCGTAACTTAAGCCAGCTTGAGCAGGCCGAGTCTTTTTACTTAAAAGCGCTCGCTTCAGCCGAGGCAATGGATAAATCAAATTTAGTGGCGCAAACCTATAATAATCTAGGTGTTGTTGCCGACCATAGAAATCTGCTTGCGCAATCTATGCAATATCACTTAAAAGCCTATGAATTACTAAAAGGAACTGATCAGTACGAAAAGCAAGGGGCTAACTTTTATAATCTCGGTGATATTTCTGTGCGTATGGGGGATGAGGAAAATGCAGAGTATTTCTTTCAACAAGCTCTCGTTGCAGATAAAGCTTCAAAAGAATTACGCAACGTCGCAGGCACGGCCCTTCGCTTGGGAGAGCTGAAGTTTAAGAACGGTAAAACGGACGAAGCATTAGCGCAAACAAAAGAGGCCATTGAATTTCTAAAAGAACTCAATGCTAGGGTTTCACTCGCTAGGGCATATCGAAACTCCGCATTGATCCATATAGCCAAGGCAGACTTAGACAATGCCCTGTCGGATGCACTTGCAGGCATTGAATATGCCACTCAAACCAGTTCAACACTGCAACAATTTTACGCCTACTTGACGGAGTTAGAAGTTAGGCTAAAACGTAAAGAATTAGCCAAAGCAAAAACACTACTCACCAAGCTGGACGCCCTAACCGAAATAGAAACGGCAGAGGTGCTGCTCGAAAAATATCATCGCCTTAAAGCGATAACGCTTGCTGCACATCATGAATACGCCCAAGCTTTTCAATTTATGAAGTCGACTTCAAAGCTACAGACTCAACTTCATGAAACATTACTAGAAAAACAAGTAAGTACCTATAAAGCCAGTATTGACGCGCTTATTCAATCTCAACAACTGGAGCAAGCACGCTCTGCACAAGCCATAACCGAGGTTAACTTACAAAACGCCAAGCTATCCACACAAATGTGGGTGATCACTGCAATCTCGACCTTTTTAGCTGGATTATTTCTAGTCGGATTTTTTGTCGTCAAGCATAGAAATGCGGCGCTAAAAGCAAAAATGTATCAATTGAATATTGAGCATAAAGATAAAATGCTGGCCGATATTTCCCACGAGTTACGTACGCCACTTAGTGTCTTAAAACTCCATATCGAAGCGATGGAACACAATCTTATTGATGACAGCACACTTGCATATGCCAAGATCAACAACAAGATAAATCAGCTAAATGAATTGATCTCGAACGTATATCAATTGTCTCAAGCTGATCATGACGCGCTTGTGATCCACCCCCAACAGCATGGCGCGAAAACGGTTATCCAAAGCTATGTGTACGATATTGAAAGATTAGTAACTAGTAATCAGCTGCAATTTATCGCCGACATTCACGTCGATGATATGAGTATTTACATTGATAAACCAAAGCTGGATAGGGTTATCGATAATCTTGCTAAGAATGCATGTTTATACACAGATAAACCCGGCAAGGTAAGGTTTAAAGCCGTGGTCAATAAACAAGGACTATTCCTACAAGTAGATGATAGCTCACCAGGCGTATCTGAAGCCGAGCAAAACAAACTGTTTGAACGCTTGTACCGTGTCGAGGCATCGAGAAGTCGTGCAACAGGAGGCTCAGGTCTTGGTTTATCTATTTGTAAGAGCTTAATTGAAGCGATGAATGGAAAAATCACAGTGAAGTCCGGGAAGTATGGCGGTTTGTGTATTCAGATAAACTTACCTCACGCGGTAGATGTACCAGCATAA
- a CDS encoding isocitrate lyase, protein MSQYQTQLDHFSSLCQSQGKTWQSISPEYASRMHLQNRFKTGLDIAKYTAKVMREDMAAYDADSSQYTQSLGCWHGFTAQQMMMAVKRHNKTTKRSYVYLSGWMVAALRSEFGPLPDQSMHEKTAVPALIEEIYTFLKQADARELDHLYKDLDATRAKGQDTTEILSKIDNFETHVVPIIADIDAGFGNEEATYLLAKQMIEAGACAIQIENQVSDAKQCGHQAGKVTVPHEDFLAKINAVRYAFLELGVEDGVIVARTDSLGASLTQKVPVSKAQGDLASQYTSYLDTTPVTSAADLQEGEMAIKLSGELQKPVRLDNGLYQFRAGTEKDRVVLDCVTSLQSGADLLWIETEKPNIEQIAELVNRVREQVPNAKLVYNNSPSFNWTLKFREQVYQQWQEQGKDLSVYPNPSADAKVLMAPELDATELATEADLLVQNFQRDSAREAGIFHHLITLPTYHTAALSTDILAEGYFGDAGMLAYVRDVQRQEIRREQASVKHQDLAGSNIGDTHKEYFSGENALKAGGEANTMNQF, encoded by the coding sequence ATGTCTCAGTATCAAACTCAGTTAGATCATTTCTCTAGTCTATGCCAAAGCCAAGGAAAAACTTGGCAGTCTATCAGTCCTGAGTATGCCAGCCGTATGCACCTACAAAACCGTTTTAAAACCGGTTTGGACATTGCAAAATACACGGCAAAAGTGATGCGTGAAGACATGGCAGCGTACGACGCAGATAGCAGCCAATACACGCAATCGCTTGGTTGTTGGCACGGTTTTACCGCGCAACAAATGATGATGGCAGTAAAGCGTCACAATAAAACCACAAAACGCTCTTACGTCTACCTAAGTGGCTGGATGGTTGCTGCGCTGCGCTCAGAGTTTGGCCCACTACCAGACCAAAGTATGCATGAAAAAACAGCGGTTCCAGCTTTGATTGAAGAGATCTACACTTTCCTCAAGCAAGCCGATGCGCGAGAGCTAGATCATCTCTACAAAGATCTTGATGCAACGAGAGCAAAAGGCCAAGATACAACAGAGATCCTTAGCAAAATCGATAACTTCGAAACCCATGTCGTGCCTATCATTGCTGATATTGATGCCGGTTTTGGTAACGAAGAAGCAACCTACCTATTAGCTAAACAAATGATTGAAGCGGGTGCTTGTGCAATTCAAATCGAAAACCAAGTATCGGACGCAAAACAGTGTGGCCACCAAGCAGGTAAAGTAACGGTTCCTCATGAAGACTTTTTAGCCAAGATTAACGCTGTACGATATGCTTTCCTTGAGCTTGGTGTTGAAGATGGCGTTATCGTCGCACGCACTGACTCATTGGGTGCAAGTTTGACGCAAAAAGTGCCAGTATCAAAAGCGCAGGGCGACCTTGCGAGTCAATACACTAGCTATTTAGACACTACGCCAGTTACCTCGGCCGCTGACTTACAAGAAGGTGAGATGGCAATTAAATTGAGTGGCGAACTGCAAAAGCCAGTTCGCTTAGACAACGGTTTATACCAGTTCAGAGCAGGCACAGAAAAAGATCGTGTGGTACTAGACTGTGTAACCAGTCTTCAATCAGGCGCAGATCTATTGTGGATTGAAACCGAAAAGCCAAATATCGAGCAAATTGCCGAGCTAGTTAACCGAGTTCGCGAACAAGTGCCTAACGCTAAGCTTGTGTACAACAACTCGCCATCGTTCAACTGGACATTAAAATTCCGTGAACAGGTATACCAACAATGGCAAGAGCAAGGTAAAGACTTATCGGTATACCCAAATCCAAGCGCGGATGCAAAAGTATTGATGGCGCCAGAGTTAGACGCAACCGAGTTGGCAACCGAAGCCGATTTACTGGTGCAAAACTTCCAGCGTGACTCGGCAAGAGAAGCGGGAATTTTCCATCACCTTATTACACTGCCAACTTACCATACAGCAGCGCTCAGCACTGATATTCTGGCTGAAGGCTATTTTGGTGACGCGGGTATGCTTGCCTATGTGCGCGATGTGCAACGACAAGAAATCCGTCGCGAACAAGCATCAGTTAAACACCAAGACTTGGCAGGCTCTAATATCGGTGACACGCACAAAGAGTATTTCTCTGGTGAGAACGCACTCAAAGCAGGCGGTGAAGCCAACACCATGAACCAGTTCTAA
- a CDS encoding malate synthase G, which produces MSKYVTHSGFQIAIPLAQFVEQSLLPGTGIAVNQFWQGVADIFSELGKQNQALLNKRDTLQQQIDDYHLSHPDWQSAEYRTFLESIGYLQPEPEDFAIETEHVEPEIASAAGPQLVVPVSNARFALNAANARWGSLYDALYGTDVLGEEDGAERTQAYNPNRGFKVMAYARQFLDKALPLAEGSHIESTNYAILDGNLVITLNDSTQVALQKPEQLVGYQGEAQNPSAVLLRHHDLHIEIQIDPHHPIGQADKAGIKDVVLEAALTTIMDCEDSVAAVDAQDKVLVYQNWLGLMKGSLSETFEKSGQSLTRTLNADRSYVDTQGQRMTLKGRSMMFVRNVGHLMTTPAILDAEGNEQFEGILDAIMTSTAALHDLQGNSPFKNSTAASINIVKPKMHGPEEVAFTDTLFSRVEALLSLPKNTIKMGIMDEERRTSVNLKACIAAAKQRVVFINTGFLDRTGDEIHTSMLAGPVLPKVAIKGQSWIAAYEDQNVDIGLKTGFRKKAQIGKGMWPMPDKMALMMEQKQGHPESGANTAWVPSPTAATLHAMHYHYVDVFARQLEIRTRQQASLDNLLTPPLMLENDLSAEDIQAELDNNAQGILGYVVRWIDQGVGCSKVPDINHVGLMEDRATLRISSQHIANWLYHGICSEEQVEKTFRRMAAVVDGQNEGDSLYQPMLNDHKPLSENLAYKAALSLVFEGRVQPNGYTEPLLHAYRQAYKQQAN; this is translated from the coding sequence ATGAGCAAGTATGTCACTCATTCAGGCTTCCAAATTGCGATTCCACTGGCGCAGTTTGTTGAGCAATCTCTACTTCCCGGTACGGGGATCGCGGTCAATCAATTTTGGCAAGGCGTAGCGGATATTTTTTCGGAACTTGGGAAGCAAAACCAAGCGTTACTCAACAAACGCGATACCCTGCAACAGCAAATTGACGATTACCATCTCTCTCATCCTGATTGGCAGTCGGCAGAATATCGGACATTTCTTGAATCTATCGGTTATTTGCAGCCTGAGCCTGAAGATTTTGCCATCGAAACCGAGCATGTGGAGCCTGAAATTGCGAGCGCAGCCGGTCCTCAGTTAGTGGTGCCTGTCAGTAACGCTAGGTTTGCGCTCAATGCGGCGAATGCGCGCTGGGGCTCTTTGTATGATGCGCTCTATGGAACGGATGTTCTTGGCGAAGAGGATGGTGCTGAGCGTACTCAAGCCTATAATCCGAACCGTGGGTTTAAAGTAATGGCTTATGCTAGGCAGTTTCTCGATAAAGCACTGCCGTTGGCTGAAGGTTCTCACATAGAAAGTACGAACTACGCGATTCTAGACGGCAATTTGGTGATTACACTCAACGACAGCACCCAAGTTGCACTGCAAAAGCCTGAGCAGCTAGTGGGTTATCAGGGGGAGGCACAAAATCCAAGCGCGGTATTGTTGCGCCACCATGATCTGCATATTGAGATCCAAATTGATCCACACCATCCGATAGGACAGGCAGACAAAGCCGGGATCAAAGATGTCGTCCTTGAGGCTGCACTTACGACAATCATGGATTGTGAAGACTCAGTTGCGGCGGTGGATGCACAAGACAAAGTATTGGTATACCAAAATTGGTTAGGCTTGATGAAAGGGAGCTTGAGTGAGACCTTTGAAAAGTCAGGCCAATCGCTGACTCGGACGCTAAATGCCGACCGAAGTTACGTAGATACACAAGGCCAGCGTATGACACTAAAAGGTCGCTCTATGATGTTTGTGCGCAATGTTGGCCACCTAATGACAACGCCAGCGATACTGGATGCAGAAGGAAACGAGCAGTTCGAAGGGATCTTAGATGCCATCATGACAAGCACGGCTGCGCTGCATGATTTACAAGGCAATAGTCCGTTTAAAAACTCGACGGCAGCAAGTATCAATATCGTGAAGCCAAAGATGCACGGGCCTGAAGAAGTCGCTTTCACTGATACCCTATTTAGCCGAGTTGAAGCGCTGCTCTCGCTACCCAAAAATACCATTAAAATGGGGATTATGGATGAAGAGCGCCGTACTTCGGTAAACTTAAAAGCGTGTATTGCTGCCGCTAAGCAGCGTGTAGTATTTATCAATACTGGCTTTTTGGATAGAACAGGCGATGAAATTCATACCTCAATGCTGGCGGGCCCTGTATTGCCCAAAGTGGCAATTAAAGGACAGTCTTGGATAGCGGCCTATGAAGATCAAAATGTGGATATTGGCCTTAAAACCGGTTTTAGGAAAAAGGCACAAATAGGCAAAGGAATGTGGCCAATGCCAGATAAAATGGCGCTGATGATGGAGCAAAAGCAAGGCCATCCTGAGTCTGGTGCTAATACTGCATGGGTGCCCTCTCCTACCGCAGCAACGCTCCATGCGATGCACTATCACTATGTGGATGTGTTTGCACGCCAACTTGAGATAAGAACACGTCAGCAGGCATCGCTCGATAACTTACTTACGCCCCCGTTGATGTTAGAAAACGATTTGTCTGCGGAGGATATTCAAGCCGAATTAGACAATAACGCGCAGGGTATTTTGGGCTACGTGGTGCGCTGGATAGATCAAGGTGTAGGTTGCTCAAAAGTGCCTGATATCAATCACGTTGGATTAATGGAAGACAGAGCAACGCTTAGGATCTCAAGCCAGCATATCGCTAACTGGTTATATCATGGCATTTGTAGCGAAGAGCAAGTGGAAAAAACTTTTAGGCGCATGGCGGCTGTAGTAGATGGTCAAAACGAAGGTGACAGCCTTTACCAACCAATGCTCAACGACCATAAACCGCTTAGTGAAAACCTTGCTTATAAAGCGGCGTTGTCTTTGGTATTTGAAGGCCGAGTACAACCCAATGGTTACACCGAGCCGCTACTTCACGCCTATCGACAAGCCTATAAGCAGCAGGCTAATTAG
- a CDS encoding cysteine hydrolase family protein — MNNSALLVIDIQNDYFPGGLFPLWNTENTLANINTAIKKAAEQNMEVVYVQHIANPEQGKAPFFNANTSGVELHNGLRQAQENGHHIVKSYADSFEQTSLNDLLQSKGIDTLYICGMMTQNCVTHTALSKSAEQYNVYILSDCCTTLDEMIHKIALNGVSTRVPLIAVSQI, encoded by the coding sequence ATGAACAACAGCGCACTATTGGTGATCGATATTCAAAATGACTACTTTCCTGGAGGGCTTTTCCCGTTATGGAATACCGAAAATACACTAGCAAACATCAATACTGCTATCAAAAAAGCAGCAGAGCAAAACATGGAAGTCGTTTATGTCCAGCACATAGCTAATCCAGAGCAAGGAAAAGCACCATTTTTCAATGCCAACACTAGCGGTGTCGAGCTTCATAATGGCCTACGCCAAGCGCAAGAAAACGGCCACCATATCGTAAAGTCCTATGCCGACAGCTTTGAGCAAACCTCCTTAAACGATTTGCTCCAATCTAAAGGTATCGACACTTTATATATCTGCGGCATGATGACACAAAACTGTGTAACCCATACCGCGCTATCGAAATCGGCGGAGCAGTACAATGTCTACATTCTCAGTGATTGCTGCACTACCCTAGATGAAATGATCCACAAAATTGCACTCAACGGTGTTTCAACACGAGTACCTTTGATTGCCGTGTCGCAAATATAG
- a CDS encoding GlxA family transcriptional regulator, whose protein sequence is MKPIKVAICHYPHAMKSAVYGLEELFFLADRICIEESQDTRFTTHVVTFSSAVKGDYNIVLLPPSVSSDYYLKPEPQLLAWLTEQHQQGAVIASACAGAFILAASGLSHQRLLTTHWGLTEAFKRHFPNQPIDTRKILIDHNDIMSAGGMMSWLDLGLELVKKYSGHLVMRKLGKTLVVDTAQREQSYYHQFQPNFQHGDDAVLRAQQYINTRYGHNISITELADIALLTQRTLQRRFAKVLGLNPNQYLQRFRVQKMCDLLESTSKPFDWIAHQVGYEDTTACRKVFNKCMGLTPSEFRKRF, encoded by the coding sequence ATGAAACCAATAAAAGTGGCGATTTGTCACTATCCTCACGCGATGAAGTCGGCTGTGTATGGTCTAGAAGAGCTGTTTTTTCTAGCTGATAGAATTTGTATCGAAGAGTCACAGGATACCCGCTTTACAACACATGTTGTCACCTTTAGTAGTGCTGTAAAGGGGGATTACAATATTGTGTTATTGCCGCCGAGTGTTAGTTCTGATTATTACCTCAAACCTGAACCTCAATTACTTGCTTGGTTAACCGAGCAGCACCAACAAGGTGCAGTTATCGCCTCTGCCTGTGCGGGGGCTTTTATACTTGCGGCCTCGGGGCTAAGTCATCAGCGCTTACTTACCACGCATTGGGGGTTAACTGAGGCATTTAAACGGCACTTTCCTAACCAGCCTATTGATACACGAAAAATTTTAATCGATCACAATGATATTATGTCGGCTGGCGGTATGATGTCATGGCTTGATCTTGGATTAGAGCTAGTCAAAAAATATAGTGGTCACTTGGTCATGCGCAAGTTAGGCAAAACGCTTGTCGTAGATACGGCTCAGCGGGAGCAGAGCTACTATCATCAATTTCAGCCAAACTTTCAACATGGTGACGATGCTGTGCTGCGCGCTCAGCAATATATTAACACCCGTTATGGTCACAATATTTCAATTACAGAACTAGCTGATATCGCTCTACTTACGCAAAGAACCTTACAGCGACGTTTTGCTAAGGTGCTCGGACTCAATCCAAATCAATATCTGCAACGGTTTCGGGTGCAGAAAATGTGTGATTTATTAGAAAGCACGAGCAAGCCATTTGATTGGATTGCGCACCAGGTAGGATACGAGGATACGACAGCCTGCCGTAAGGTGTTTAATAAATGTATGGGCTTAACGCCAAGCGAATTTCGAAAGCGTTTCTAG
- a CDS encoding helix-turn-helix transcriptional regulator, whose product MADLPIKNKIRMLRFMSGEMTQKELAERVGVTRQTIMAIEAAKYSPSLEVAFKIAHVFNVSIEEVFEYQP is encoded by the coding sequence ATGGCTGATTTACCAATAAAAAACAAAATCAGAATGCTACGTTTTATGAGCGGTGAAATGACACAAAAAGAGCTTGCTGAGCGAGTGGGTGTTACGAGACAAACGATTATGGCGATCGAGGCTGCAAAATACTCCCCTTCGCTTGAGGTAGCATTTAAGATAGCGCATGTATTTAATGTCTCTATTGAAGAGGTATTCGAATATCAGCCATAA
- a CDS encoding substrate-binding periplasmic protein: protein MVKQYISVNNLIGMAILVWGLVFPPVSASECSKTVNIGVVADWPPLTVFDELGPWGLDVDIAEMVFQHVAVCTTYIRLPSSARTFEEMSKGVIDVAVMVSYTKDREAYGDFSLPYRFERMRLFSLSPPTALADLASLLKQSKTIGLSIGSYYGEELDKLKQDPHYKDQFVSIASAQRRVEMLMKARVDFIVDDVITGNYFIKERGLDAAQAWPYVVHDNQVHFLLRKNVFSARLKSKIDEAILALKPKIELLVASYQSNASFGVSTVSNRFPSYQPLLLSNLD from the coding sequence ATGGTTAAGCAGTACATATCAGTGAATAACTTGATTGGCATGGCTATATTGGTGTGGGGTTTGGTATTTCCCCCTGTCAGTGCGAGCGAATGCAGTAAAACGGTGAATATTGGCGTTGTTGCCGATTGGCCGCCATTAACTGTGTTTGATGAGCTTGGGCCTTGGGGCCTAGACGTAGACATTGCCGAGATGGTGTTCCAGCATGTTGCCGTGTGTACCACCTATATTCGCCTCCCTTCCAGCGCTCGCACTTTTGAAGAAATGTCAAAAGGAGTGATAGATGTCGCGGTAATGGTTAGCTACACTAAAGATAGAGAAGCATACGGAGATTTCTCTCTGCCCTACCGTTTTGAACGTATGCGATTATTTTCGTTATCACCTCCCACAGCGCTTGCCGATTTAGCTTCATTACTAAAGCAATCGAAAACCATAGGGTTGAGCATCGGATCTTACTATGGAGAGGAACTTGATAAGCTTAAACAAGATCCCCACTATAAAGATCAGTTTGTGAGTATTGCCAGTGCGCAACGGCGGGTTGAAATGTTAATGAAAGCGCGCGTTGATTTTATTGTGGATGATGTGATCACGGGGAACTATTTTATCAAAGAGCGAGGGCTTGACGCTGCGCAGGCTTGGCCTTACGTGGTACATGATAACCAAGTACACTTTTTGCTGCGTAAAAATGTTTTTAGTGCGAGGCTGAAAAGTAAAATTGATGAGGCGATCTTAGCGCTTAAACCTAAGATTGAATTGTTAGTAGCGAGTTATCAGTCAAACGCGTCTTTTGGGGTTTCCACTGTCTCAAATAGGTTTCCTAGTTACCAACCGTTACTGCTTTCAAATCTTGACTAG
- the betI gene encoding transcriptional regulator BetI produces MPKVGMEPVRRQQLIDATLESVAELGLQATTINSISKRAGLSSGIISHYFGGKQGLIEATVRYLLNNLKYSLLDKTCGGCSAEQRLMYIVEANFAMVQQQSNTTRTWLSFWAQSMHDDELHRLQRVNSRRLQSNLATSFAAFMPRAQAKEAAELAAGMIDGLWLRAVLSKADHHAFHHSETLAKRYIQSLIKQFGG; encoded by the coding sequence ATGCCAAAAGTCGGAATGGAACCTGTTCGTCGTCAGCAGCTAATTGACGCCACTTTAGAGTCAGTTGCCGAGTTAGGATTACAAGCAACCACTATTAATAGTATCAGTAAAAGAGCGGGTCTCTCATCGGGGATCATCAGCCACTATTTTGGTGGTAAACAAGGCTTGATCGAAGCAACCGTGCGCTATCTATTAAACAACTTGAAATACAGTTTGTTGGACAAAACCTGCGGTGGTTGTAGTGCCGAGCAGCGACTCATGTATATCGTAGAAGCTAACTTTGCCATGGTACAGCAGCAGTCAAATACGACGCGTACCTGGTTGAGTTTTTGGGCGCAATCTATGCACGATGATGAACTTCACCGACTACAGCGCGTTAACAGTCGCCGTCTGCAGAGTAACCTAGCGACTTCGTTTGCTGCTTTTATGCCGCGAGCACAGGCAAAAGAAGCGGCTGAGCTTGCCGCCGGTATGATTGACGGACTTTGGTTAAGAGCTGTGCTAAGCAAAGCTGACCATCATGCGTTTCATCACAGTGAAACGCTCGCAAAACGCTACATTCAATCACTTATTAAGCAGTTTGGAGGATAA
- the betB gene encoding betaine-aldehyde dehydrogenase: MTVPVYQNFIHGQFLANHSGEKFAVKNPATDEVIYEVEVADSHVQQAAIESAKAGFALWSAMAPIERSRVLHKAVSLLRERNDELAKIEVLDTGKPWQEAECVDIQTGADVIEYFAGLAPAQVGTQQPVGGDFFYTRKEPLGICAGIGAWNYPLQIACWKSGPALAAGNALIFKPSEETPLGAIKLAEIFIEAGVPAGVFNVVQGAAEVGQWLTTSPDIEKVSFTGEVGTGKKVMQSAASNLKEVTMELGGKSPLIVFEDADISQAISAAMLGNFYTQGEVCTNCTRVFVQRKVYDAFLAELKQRTEQNIIAGDPLDPNVNLGALISKQHHTLVMDYIEKGKAEGATVLTGGEALSPETAPNGYFVAPTVFIDCHDDMTIVKEEIFGPVMSVLVFDDEEEVIQRANNTHLGLAAGVFSRDIQRAHRVIHQLEAGICWINSYGNSPAEMPVGGYKQSGIGRENGIETLDQYTQTKSVYIGMSDIESPF, encoded by the coding sequence GTGACAGTCCCTGTATATCAAAATTTTATTCATGGCCAGTTCTTGGCAAACCACTCAGGCGAAAAGTTTGCAGTAAAAAATCCAGCAACGGATGAAGTGATCTACGAGGTAGAGGTTGCTGACAGTCATGTTCAGCAAGCTGCGATTGAAAGTGCCAAAGCGGGCTTTGCATTATGGTCAGCGATGGCACCAATTGAGCGTAGTCGTGTTTTACATAAAGCGGTATCTCTGTTGCGCGAGCGCAATGATGAGCTTGCCAAGATTGAGGTGTTAGATACAGGTAAACCTTGGCAAGAGGCGGAATGTGTAGACATTCAAACTGGCGCTGATGTGATTGAATATTTTGCAGGGTTGGCTCCCGCTCAAGTTGGCACTCAGCAGCCTGTGGGAGGGGACTTTTTCTATACTCGTAAAGAGCCCCTTGGGATTTGTGCAGGCATTGGCGCGTGGAATTATCCACTGCAAATTGCGTGTTGGAAATCAGGCCCTGCACTTGCCGCTGGTAACGCCCTCATTTTCAAGCCATCGGAAGAAACACCACTAGGCGCGATTAAGCTGGCCGAAATCTTTATTGAAGCCGGTGTTCCAGCGGGCGTATTCAATGTGGTACAAGGTGCCGCTGAGGTGGGCCAATGGCTAACTACCAGCCCTGATATTGAAAAAGTATCGTTCACCGGTGAAGTGGGTACTGGCAAAAAAGTAATGCAAAGTGCGGCAAGCAATTTAAAAGAAGTGACGATGGAGCTAGGCGGCAAATCACCGCTTATCGTTTTTGAAGATGCTGATATCTCTCAAGCGATAAGTGCCGCGATGTTGGGCAACTTTTACACCCAAGGTGAAGTGTGTACCAACTGCACACGCGTATTTGTACAGCGTAAGGTTTACGACGCCTTTTTAGCTGAGTTAAAGCAGCGTACCGAACAAAATATCATCGCGGGCGATCCGCTCGATCCAAACGTAAATCTTGGTGCCCTAATCTCAAAGCAGCATCACACACTGGTGATGGATTACATTGAAAAAGGCAAAGCTGAAGGTGCAACCGTACTGACCGGTGGTGAGGCACTTAGTCCTGAAACCGCGCCAAACGGCTACTTTGTCGCACCGACCGTATTTATCGACTGTCATGATGACATGACCATAGTGAAAGAAGAGATCTTTGGCCCAGTGATGTCGGTATTGGTATTCGATGACGAGGAAGAAGTCATTCAACGTGCAAACAACACCCACTTAGGTTTGGCCGCGGGTGTATTTAGTAGAGATATTCAACGTGCACACCGTGTCATCCACCAGCTAGAAGCTGGCATTTGTTGGATCAATAGTTATGGCAACTCACCCGCTGAAATGCCCGTTGGAGGCTATAAGCAGTCGGGCATTGGCCGCGAAAATGGCATCGAGACGCTAGATCAATATACCCAGACTAAGTCTGTGTATATTGGTATGAGCGATATTGAAAGTCCATTTTAA